A window from Bacteroidota bacterium encodes these proteins:
- a CDS encoding sigma-70 family RNA polymerase sigma factor translates to MNPTAIADNELLIQFRDPVTKERAYTAIIKKYQEKLYWLVRRMVVDHDDANDVLQNVFIRVWKGLENFREDSQLYTWLYRIATNESLTFIEQQKKRTSVSLSDEESGLSNRIKADEHFDSQKLEWKLQLAIQQLPEKQRIVFLLRYNDEMPYEEMSKVLETSEGALKASYHHAVKKVEDYMLNH, encoded by the coding sequence ATGAACCCAACCGCCATTGCAGACAATGAACTGCTGATACAGTTCCGTGATCCCGTAACTAAAGAACGGGCCTATACAGCTATCATAAAAAAATATCAGGAAAAATTATATTGGTTAGTACGCCGAATGGTTGTGGATCATGATGATGCCAATGATGTTTTGCAGAATGTTTTTATCAGGGTATGGAAAGGATTGGAAAATTTTAGGGAAGATAGCCAGCTGTATACCTGGCTTTATCGGATAGCTACGAATGAAAGTCTCACATTTATTGAACAGCAAAAGAAACGGACTTCGGTAAGCCTCAGTGATGAGGAATCAGGCTTAAGTAACAGGATAAAAGCCGACGAACATTTCGATTCCCAAAAACTGGAGTGGAAACTGCAATTGGCTATTCAGCAACTGCCTGAAAAACAAAGGATAGTATTTTTGCTGCGATATAATGATGAAATGCCCTACGAAGAAATGAGTAAAGTGCTGGAAACCAGCGAGGGAGCCCTCAAGGCCAGTTACCATCATGCGGTGAAAAAAGTTGAGGATTATATGCTGAACCATTAA
- a CDS encoding MBL fold metallo-hydrolase, protein MQIIPLSEGTFTIDKTKLFVPFDEDKHELNERPVGSLLVEVQPFVIVTDKDVLLLDTGLGFINKNGTPQIHQNLLDAGIKPESITKVLMTHLHKDHAGGVSIEDKLTGYSSLNFPSATYFIQQREIDFAFEKGFPSFIKEELMALLDASNVVLLHDDSGIIDNYIHYEITSAHSPFHQVFWIKENNEIIFFGGDDAPQLQQMKHRFIAKYDYDGKKCMELRRKWWEQGQQEKWTFLFYHDVKNPVYKF, encoded by the coding sequence ATGCAAATCATTCCCCTCAGCGAAGGCACATTCACTATTGACAAAACAAAACTTTTTGTTCCCTTTGATGAAGACAAACATGAATTGAATGAAAGACCAGTAGGTAGTTTGCTTGTAGAAGTACAGCCTTTTGTTATTGTAACTGATAAAGATGTTTTATTACTTGATACAGGATTGGGCTTTATAAATAAAAATGGTACACCCCAGATTCATCAAAACCTGCTCGATGCCGGTATAAAACCTGAATCAATTACAAAAGTACTGATGACACATTTGCATAAAGACCATGCTGGCGGCGTAAGTATAGAAGATAAATTAACCGGATATTCATCACTCAATTTTCCGTCTGCTACTTATTTTATACAGCAGCGTGAAATTGATTTTGCTTTTGAAAAAGGTTTTCCTTCTTTCATTAAAGAAGAGCTGATGGCATTACTGGATGCGTCAAATGTTGTACTACTTCATGATGATTCCGGTATTATTGATAATTATATTCACTATGAGATTACCAGTGCTCATTCTCCTTTTCACCAGGTATTCTGGATAAAAGAAAACAATGAAATTATTTTTTTTGGCGGTGATGATGCACCACAGCTACAGCAGATGAAACACCGCTTTATTGCCAAATATGATTATGATGGGAAAAAGTGTATGGAGCTAAGAAGAAAATGGTGGGAGCAGGGACAGCAGGAAAAATGGACTTTTCTTTTTTATCACGATGTAAAAAATCCTGTTTATAAATTTTAG
- a CDS encoding transketolase family protein has protein sequence MMLKDIQPTGNKDTRSGFGDGIVEAGRKNPNIVALTADLAGSLKLNQFIKEFPERFIQCGIGEANMIGIGAGLTIGGKIPFTTTFANFSTGRVYDQIRQSVAYSGKNVKICASHAGVTLGEDGATHQILEDIGLMKMLPGMTVIVPCDYAQTKAATLAIADYVGPVYLRFGRPVWPIFTKEEDFKIGKAQHFSEGTDVTIFACGHLVWNAIQAGVILQEKGVSVEVINIHTIKPLDEEAVIRSIKKTKCVVTAEEHNIIGGLGDAIAQCAAKNFPVPIEYVGTKDTFGESGTPKELLKKYGLDIPDIVAAAEKVMKRK, from the coding sequence GAATCCGAATATTGTTGCATTAACTGCCGATCTCGCCGGCTCATTAAAACTCAACCAGTTCATCAAAGAATTTCCTGAACGATTTATACAGTGCGGAATTGGTGAAGCGAATATGATTGGCATTGGTGCAGGGTTAACGATCGGTGGTAAAATTCCATTTACGACAACATTTGCAAATTTTTCTACTGGCCGTGTGTATGACCAAATACGACAATCGGTTGCTTATAGCGGAAAGAATGTAAAGATATGTGCATCACATGCAGGCGTTACATTAGGTGAAGATGGTGCAACTCATCAAATACTGGAAGATATAGGCCTTATGAAAATGTTGCCTGGTATGACAGTGATCGTTCCTTGTGATTATGCACAAACCAAAGCTGCAACGTTGGCTATTGCTGATTATGTTGGCCCGGTTTATTTACGTTTTGGCCGCCCGGTATGGCCCATCTTTACAAAAGAAGAAGATTTTAAAATCGGCAAGGCACAGCATTTCAGCGAAGGAACAGATGTAACCATTTTTGCATGTGGCCACCTGGTATGGAATGCTATACAGGCCGGAGTAATATTACAGGAGAAAGGAGTAAGTGTTGAAGTAATAAATATTCATACCATCAAACCGCTGGATGAAGAAGCTGTGATCAGGTCCATTAAAAAAACTAAATGTGTTGTAACTGCAGAAGAGCATAATATCATTGGCGGATTGGGTGATGCGATTGCTCAATGTGCTGCAAAGAATTTTCCTGTGCCGATTGAATATGTAGGTACAAAAGATACTTTCGGCGAAAGCGGAACACCAAAAGAATTGCTGAAGAAATATGGATTGGATATACCGGATATTGTAGCAGCTGCAGAGAAAGTAATGAAAAGAAAATAA
- a CDS encoding rod shape-determining protein RodA yields MRRNQPTISKGIDWSLIWIYFILSAIGITAIFAVTYKDGDPIIQTFLGFKTDYSKQLYFFFISMLLGIFILLTDSKFFAATSNLLYAFGIFTLLLVFPFHSNIKGTESIIKLGSFNFQPAEFCKVFVCLALAKYLSRPETDFSKTRSQLIAAAIALLPAMMAIAQSETGLALVYFSFFIVMYREGLPSLILIIGFIIGVLVVSTLLVEKFLLAGILTGIAILTVYFLWRQIKRRREYLLYILIVWGICVSIQLLAVPFVFKNVLKLYQVERIYSTVGMEVPKEYLDAHKTETNTSGKKKDTDYNVRQSKIAIGSGQLTGKGLLKGTQTRYGFVPEQRTDFIFDTIGEGFGFIGTSVVLSLFLVLLFRIITIAERQRSTFSRCYAYGVAAVFFFHIVINVCMTIGLAPVIGIPLPFISYGGTSLLTNSMLLAILIRLDADRQMVLR; encoded by the coding sequence ATGAGACGCAACCAACCCACCATATCAAAAGGGATTGACTGGAGTCTTATCTGGATCTATTTTATTCTTTCGGCTATTGGCATCACGGCCATATTTGCAGTTACTTATAAGGATGGTGACCCCATCATTCAAACTTTCCTGGGTTTTAAAACAGATTACAGCAAACAACTTTATTTCTTTTTTATTTCAATGTTATTGGGAATATTCATCCTGCTTACTGATAGTAAGTTTTTTGCTGCTACCTCCAACCTGCTATATGCATTTGGCATTTTTACTTTGTTACTTGTTTTTCCATTTCACTCAAACATCAAAGGAACGGAGTCCATTATCAAACTCGGTAGCTTTAATTTTCAACCGGCTGAGTTCTGCAAAGTTTTTGTTTGTCTTGCATTGGCAAAATATTTATCAAGACCCGAAACGGATTTTTCAAAAACCCGTTCACAATTGATTGCAGCCGCTATTGCATTACTGCCCGCTATGATGGCCATTGCACAAAGTGAAACCGGGCTGGCACTTGTTTATTTTTCATTCTTTATTGTAATGTACCGGGAAGGTTTACCCTCACTAATTTTGATCATCGGGTTCATTATAGGGGTGCTGGTTGTATCTACTTTACTGGTTGAAAAATTCTTATTGGCCGGTATATTAACGGGCATTGCAATTCTTACTGTTTATTTTTTATGGAGACAGATAAAAAGAAGAAGAGAGTATCTGCTTTACATCCTGATCGTTTGGGGCATATGTGTAAGTATCCAGCTTTTAGCCGTACCGTTTGTATTCAAAAATGTTTTAAAGCTTTACCAGGTAGAAAGAATTTATAGTACAGTAGGCATGGAAGTTCCGAAGGAATACCTTGATGCCCATAAAACAGAAACCAATACCAGCGGTAAGAAAAAAGATACTGATTATAATGTTCGCCAATCAAAAATTGCGATTGGCTCGGGACAGCTGACAGGTAAAGGACTATTGAAAGGAACACAAACCCGTTATGGTTTTGTGCCCGAACAGCGTACCGATTTTATATTTGATACGATCGGTGAAGGTTTTGGATTTATCGGAACCTCGGTTGTGCTGAGTCTTTTTCTTGTTCTACTATTCCGAATTATCACTATAGCCGAAAGACAACGAAGTACATTCAGCCGCTGTTACGCATATGGTGTTGCAGCCGTTTTCTTTTTTCATATCGTCATTAATGTCTGTATGACGATTGGTCTTGCCCCGGTAATAGGCATACCGCTTCCATTCATCAGTTATGGCGGCACCTCTTTGCTTACCAACTCTATGTTGCTCGCCATTCTTATTCGTTTGGATGCTGACAGGCAAATGGTACTCCGGTAA